Proteins encoded in a region of the Podarcis muralis chromosome 2, rPodMur119.hap1.1, whole genome shotgun sequence genome:
- the RHBDF2 gene encoding inactive rhomboid protein 2 isoform X1: protein MADSDKNGTRRSSTSSSRLQSKKPPNLSITIPPMEAAEDVNSQTVPLKKNPVYQKSVSLQESGMKRQDSNFERHPGLHRQTSLSHSIRKGAAQWFGVSSDCDGKRQHWQRKSLQHCSLRYGKLKPAYREMELPSQEVPSFQGTESPKPQKMPKIVDPLARGRPFRHPDELDRPRTPHPALAPVTPGVMSLTSFGSVRSGYGRLPRRKRESVAHMSFKAAAAIIRGRSVLEPSAPKRRCNKQSFMYPSFMDEDVVDGMDTFDSSFFSKVDAHDELCSMPDDVFESPPLSATYFRGLPQPEDGKSPEAEQPFQRAGPSRGLPAAAAAPKRGKRIASRVKHFAFDRKKRYYGLGVVGKWLNRTYRRSISSMVRSQLELTDSHRPYFTYWITFVHIIITLLIICTYGIAPIGFAQHLTTALVLRNKGVYESVKYMQQENFWIGPSSIDLIHLGAKYSPCMRKDQQIEKLIQKERDQERESGCCVQNDNSGCVQTLQVDCSETLATFVKWPENSPAFDLNNSSRKRISGAVCAQDPRTCEEPASNLPHIWPDDITKWPICTDQAKSNHTGLLHIDCDIKGRPCCLGTKGSCQITTREYCEFMHGYFHEEATLCSQVHCMDEVCGLLPFRNPESPDQIYRLWLSLFLHAGVIHCLVSVIFQMTVLRDLEKLAGWHRISIIYILSGITGNLASAIFLPYRAEVGPAGSQFGLLACLFVELFQSWQVLEKPMKAFLNLSGIVLFLFLCGLLPWIDNIAHIFGFLSGLLLSFAFLPYITFGTMDKYRKRVMIIVSMLVFVGLFASLVIWLYVYPINWHWIEHLTCLPFTDRFCEKYDLNQVLH, encoded by the exons ATGGCGGACAGTGACAAGAATGGGACCAGGCGCTCCAGTACCAGCAGCAGTCGCCTACAGAGCAAGAAGCCCCCAAACCTGTCCATCACAATTCCACCCATGGAAGCAGCCGAGGATGTGAACAGCCAAACAGTG CCTCTGAAGAAAAACCCAGTTTATCAGAAGAGTGTGAGCCTCCAAGAGTCCGGGATGAAAAGGCAGGACAGCAACTTTGAAAGACATCCTGGCTTGCACAGGCAAACTTCACTGTCCCACAGTATTCGCAA GGGAGCAGCTCAGTGGTTTGGAGTCAGCAGCGACTGTGACGGAAAGCGGCAGCATTGGCAGCGCAAAAGCCTGCAGCACTGCAGCCTGCGGTATGGGAAGCTCAAACCTGCCTACCGAGAAATGGAGCTGCCTAGCCAGGAAGTGCCTTCCTTCCAAGGCACAGAGTCTCCAAAGCCACAGAAAATGCCCAAG ATTGTTGATCCCCTTGCCCGAGGCCGTCCCTTCCGGCACCCAGATGAGTTGGATCGCCCACGCACTCCACACCCTGCCCTGGCCCCAGTTACCCCTGGCGTCATGTCCTTGACATCATTCGGCAGTGTACGGTCCGGCTACGGCCGCCTTCCCCGCAGGAAGAGGGAATCGGTGGCCCATATGAGTTTCAAGGCAGCTGCAGCTATAATCAGA GGACGTTCGGTTCTGGAGCCCTCAGCACCGAAGCGGAGGTGCAACAAGCAGAGCTTTATGTATCCCAGCTTCATGGATGAGGATGTGGTAGATGGCATGGATACGTTTGACTCCTCGTTCTTCAGCAAG GTTGACGCTCATGATGAGTTGTGCTCCATGCCAGATGATGTGTTTGAGTCCCCACCCCTCTCTGCCACTTACTTCCGAGGGCTTCCTCAGCCAGAGGATGGCAAGTCACCTGAGGCTGAGCAGCCATTTCA gcgggcaggaccatctcgGGGTCTgccagcggcggcggctgctccaaAACGGGGCAAGCGGATTGCTTCCCGGGTGAAACACTTTGCCTTCGACCGCAAGAAGCGATACTACGGGCTGGGAGTGGTGGGCAAGTGGCTGAACAGGACGTATCGGCGGAGCATCAGCAGCATGGTGCGCTCCCAGCTGGAGCTCACGGACAGCCACAG ACCCTACTTCACCTACTGGATCACGTTTGTCCATATCATCATCACCCTTCTGATCATTTGCACCTATGGGATTGCTCCCATTGGCTTTGCCCAGCATCTGACAACAGCATTG GTGCTGCGAAACAAAGGCGTCTATGAGAGTGTGAAGTACATGCAGCAAGAGAACTTCTGGATTGGCCCAAGCTCG ATTGACTTGATCCACCTGGGAGCCAAGTACTCTCCCTGCATGAGGAAGGACCAACAGATTGAGAAGTTGATCCAGAAAGAGAGGGATCAAGAACGCGAGTCAGGTTGCTGCGTCCAGAATGACAACTCTGGTTGTGTTCAGACTCTGCAGGTGGACTGCTCG GAAACACTGGCTACTTTTGTAAAGTGGCCagaaaattcaccagcttttGACCTCAACAATTCCAGTCGAAAGAGGATTTCAGGAGCTGTGTGCGCTCAGGATCCCAG GACTTGTGAGGAACCGGCTTCAAATCTGCCACACATCTGGCCCGATGACATCACCAAGTGGCCG ATATGTACTGATCAGGCCAAAAGTAACCACACTGGGTTGTTACATATAGACTGTGACATTAAAGGAAGGCCATGCTGTCTTGGAACCAAAGGCAG TTGTCAAATCACTACTCGAGAGTACTGCGAATTCATGCATGGCTACTTTCATGAAGAAGCAACTCTCTGTTCACAG gtacacTGCATGGATGAGGTGTGCGGCCTCTTGCCGTTTCGGAACCCAGAGAGTCCTGATCAGATTTATAGACTCTGGTTGTCCTTATTTCTTCATGCAGG GGTTATCCACTGCCTGGTGTCGGTGATCTTTCAGATGACAGTCCTCAGGGATTtggagaagctggcaggctggcaTAGAATCTCCATCATTTACATCCTCAGTGGCATCACGGGCAATCTGGCGAGTGCCATCTTCCTTCCATACAGAGCAGAG GTGGGCCCTGCAGGATCCCAGTTCGGCTTGTTAGCCTGCCTTTTTGTGGAGCTTTTCCAGAGCTGGCAGGTCCTCGAGAAGCCCATGAAGGCTTTCCTGAACCTTTCTGGGAtcgtcctcttcctcttcctctgcggCCTCCTGCCATGGATTGACAACATTGCACACATCTTTGGCTTCCTCAGCGGCCTGCTGCTCTCTTTCGCCTTCCTGCCCTACATTACCTTTGGCACGATGGACAAGTACCGCAAGAGAGTCATGATCATTGTCTCGATGCTGGTCTTCGTCGGGCTCTTCGCATCTCTGGTGATCTGGCTCTATGTGTACCCTATTAACTGGCACTGGATTGAGCACCTCACTTGCCTGCCTTTCACTGACAGGTTCTGCGAGAAGTATGATCTGAACCAGGTCTTGCATTGA
- the RHBDF2 gene encoding inactive rhomboid protein 2 isoform X2: protein MADSDKNGTRRSSTSSSRLQSKKPPNLSITIPPMEAAEDVNSQTVPLKKNPVYQKSVSLQESGMKRQDSNFERHPGLHRQTSLSHSIRKGAAQWFGVSSDCDGKRQHWQRKSLQHCSLRYGKLKPAYREMELPSQEVPSFQGTESPKPQKMPKIVDPLARGRPFRHPDELDRPRTPHPALAPVTPGVMSLTSFGSVRSGYGRLPRRKRESVAHMSFKAAAAIIRGRSVLEPSAPKRRCNKQSFMYPSFMDEDVVDGMDTFDSSFFSKVDAHDELCSMPDDVFESPPLSATYFRGLPQPEDGKSPEAEQPFQRAGPSRGLPAAAAAPKRGKRIASRVKHFAFDRKKRYYGLGVVGKWLNRTYRRSISSMVRSQLELTDSHRPYFTYWITFVHIIITLLIICTYGIAPIGFAQHLTTALVLRNKGVYESVKYMQQENFWIGPSSIDLIHLGAKYSPCMRKDQQIEKLIQKERDQERESGCCVQNDNSGCVQTLQVDCSETLATFVKWPENSPAFDLNNSSRKRISGAVCAQDPRTCEEPASNLPHIWPDDITKWPICTDQAKSNHTGLLHIDCDIKGRPCCLGTKGSCQITTREYCEFMHGYFHEEATLCSQVHCMDEVCGLLPFRNPESPDQIYRLWLSLFLHAGVIHCLVSVIFQMTVLRDLEKLAGWHRISIIYILSGITGNLASAIFLPYRAEIIPMGLDLKINVLWIRTLDFPFGRKRDGRNLCTCKVTKNIVLYVISLERLK from the exons ATGGCGGACAGTGACAAGAATGGGACCAGGCGCTCCAGTACCAGCAGCAGTCGCCTACAGAGCAAGAAGCCCCCAAACCTGTCCATCACAATTCCACCCATGGAAGCAGCCGAGGATGTGAACAGCCAAACAGTG CCTCTGAAGAAAAACCCAGTTTATCAGAAGAGTGTGAGCCTCCAAGAGTCCGGGATGAAAAGGCAGGACAGCAACTTTGAAAGACATCCTGGCTTGCACAGGCAAACTTCACTGTCCCACAGTATTCGCAA GGGAGCAGCTCAGTGGTTTGGAGTCAGCAGCGACTGTGACGGAAAGCGGCAGCATTGGCAGCGCAAAAGCCTGCAGCACTGCAGCCTGCGGTATGGGAAGCTCAAACCTGCCTACCGAGAAATGGAGCTGCCTAGCCAGGAAGTGCCTTCCTTCCAAGGCACAGAGTCTCCAAAGCCACAGAAAATGCCCAAG ATTGTTGATCCCCTTGCCCGAGGCCGTCCCTTCCGGCACCCAGATGAGTTGGATCGCCCACGCACTCCACACCCTGCCCTGGCCCCAGTTACCCCTGGCGTCATGTCCTTGACATCATTCGGCAGTGTACGGTCCGGCTACGGCCGCCTTCCCCGCAGGAAGAGGGAATCGGTGGCCCATATGAGTTTCAAGGCAGCTGCAGCTATAATCAGA GGACGTTCGGTTCTGGAGCCCTCAGCACCGAAGCGGAGGTGCAACAAGCAGAGCTTTATGTATCCCAGCTTCATGGATGAGGATGTGGTAGATGGCATGGATACGTTTGACTCCTCGTTCTTCAGCAAG GTTGACGCTCATGATGAGTTGTGCTCCATGCCAGATGATGTGTTTGAGTCCCCACCCCTCTCTGCCACTTACTTCCGAGGGCTTCCTCAGCCAGAGGATGGCAAGTCACCTGAGGCTGAGCAGCCATTTCA gcgggcaggaccatctcgGGGTCTgccagcggcggcggctgctccaaAACGGGGCAAGCGGATTGCTTCCCGGGTGAAACACTTTGCCTTCGACCGCAAGAAGCGATACTACGGGCTGGGAGTGGTGGGCAAGTGGCTGAACAGGACGTATCGGCGGAGCATCAGCAGCATGGTGCGCTCCCAGCTGGAGCTCACGGACAGCCACAG ACCCTACTTCACCTACTGGATCACGTTTGTCCATATCATCATCACCCTTCTGATCATTTGCACCTATGGGATTGCTCCCATTGGCTTTGCCCAGCATCTGACAACAGCATTG GTGCTGCGAAACAAAGGCGTCTATGAGAGTGTGAAGTACATGCAGCAAGAGAACTTCTGGATTGGCCCAAGCTCG ATTGACTTGATCCACCTGGGAGCCAAGTACTCTCCCTGCATGAGGAAGGACCAACAGATTGAGAAGTTGATCCAGAAAGAGAGGGATCAAGAACGCGAGTCAGGTTGCTGCGTCCAGAATGACAACTCTGGTTGTGTTCAGACTCTGCAGGTGGACTGCTCG GAAACACTGGCTACTTTTGTAAAGTGGCCagaaaattcaccagcttttGACCTCAACAATTCCAGTCGAAAGAGGATTTCAGGAGCTGTGTGCGCTCAGGATCCCAG GACTTGTGAGGAACCGGCTTCAAATCTGCCACACATCTGGCCCGATGACATCACCAAGTGGCCG ATATGTACTGATCAGGCCAAAAGTAACCACACTGGGTTGTTACATATAGACTGTGACATTAAAGGAAGGCCATGCTGTCTTGGAACCAAAGGCAG TTGTCAAATCACTACTCGAGAGTACTGCGAATTCATGCATGGCTACTTTCATGAAGAAGCAACTCTCTGTTCACAG gtacacTGCATGGATGAGGTGTGCGGCCTCTTGCCGTTTCGGAACCCAGAGAGTCCTGATCAGATTTATAGACTCTGGTTGTCCTTATTTCTTCATGCAGG GGTTATCCACTGCCTGGTGTCGGTGATCTTTCAGATGACAGTCCTCAGGGATTtggagaagctggcaggctggcaTAGAATCTCCATCATTTACATCCTCAGTGGCATCACGGGCAATCTGGCGAGTGCCATCTTCCTTCCATACAGAGCAGAG ataatcccAATGGGCCTTGACTTGAAGATAAATGTGCTTTGGATCAGAACTTTAGACTTCCCGTTTGGAAGAAAGAGGGATGGCAGAAACCTCTGCACCTGCAAAGTGACAAAGAATATTGTCTTGTACGTAATTTCATTAGAAAGACTTAAATAG